From one Mesoplodon densirostris isolate mMesDen1 chromosome 19, mMesDen1 primary haplotype, whole genome shotgun sequence genomic stretch:
- the LOC132480941 gene encoding zinc finger protein 613-like isoform X2, producing the protein MLENYSNLLSIGYQASKPDALSRLERGEPWPVEDEIHSRICPEMRKDDCLLQEDLQNQRCPKRMERCHERNALGNLVHQSKSNFPLRQNHDMLDFHGKTLKSNLSLVNQNRSYEVKNPLGDGESFLHAKHEQFHSEMKFTECGSSMSTNSQFIKHLGTQKINKPHLCTECGKAFIKKSRLIDHQRVHTGEKPHGCSICGKAFSRKSRLTEHQKTHIGEKQYTCTECDKAFPKKSRLLIHQKTHTGEKPYVCEECGKGFIKKSRLINHQRVHTGEKPHGCSLCDKAFSRKSRLIEHQRTHTGEKPYECTECDKAFRWKSQLNAHQKTHTGEKSYICSDCGKGFIQKGNLIVHQRTHTGEKPYMCNECGKGFIQKGNLLIHQRTHTGEKPYVCTECGKGFSQKTCLISHQRFHTGKTPFVCTECGKSCSHKSGLINHQRIHTGEKPYTCSDCGKAFRDKSCLNRHRRTHTGERPYGCTDCGKAFSHLSCLVYHKGMLHAREKRGDSVKLENPFSESPSSSHSSDIVQGNNPVNVVSVHPPSVAAQTPFHSDGFLADRNVVALVGQPGATGAVSADNSICTEEKPNGCSECGSTFSDQLRHILHHRKHTEINCDTVKVENP; encoded by the exons ATGCTGGAGAACTATAGCAACCTGCTGTCCATTG GGTATCAAGCCAGCAAGCCAGATGCTCTCTCCAGATTGGAACGAGGAGAACCGTGGCCAGTAGAAGATGAAATCCACAGTCGAATCTGTCCAG aAATGAGGAAAGATGACTGTCTTCTGCAGGAGGACTTGCAAAATCAAAGATGTCCAAAAAGAATGGAACGATGTCACGAACGTAATGCACTTGGAAACCTTGTTCATCAGAGCAAAAGTAACTTTCCTTTAAGGCAAAATCATGATATGTTGGACTTTCATGGGAAAACACTGAAATCAAATTTAAGTTTAGTTAACCAGAACAGAAGCTATGAAGTAAAGAACCCTCTTGGAGATGGGGAATCCTTCCTCCATGCAAAGCATGAGCAATTTCATAGTGAAATGAAATTTACTGAATGTGGAAGTTCTATGAGCACCAATTCACAGTTCATTAAGCATCTAGGAACTCAGAAGATAAATAAACCCCACTTATGTACtgaatgtgggaaagctttcATCAAGAAGTCCCGCCTCATTGATCATCAGAGAGTGCACACAGGAGAAAAACCTCATGGATGCAGTAtatgtgggaaagccttctccAGAAAGTCCAGGCTCACTGAACACCAAAAAACCCATATAGGAGAGAAACAGTATACATGCACTGAATGTGACAAAGCCTTCCCCAAGAAATCACGGCTGCTTATTCATCAGAAAACTCATACAGGAGAAAAACCCTACGTATGCGAGGAATGTGGAAAAGGCTTCATCAAGAAGTCTCGgctcattaatcatcagagagttcatacaggagagaaacctcATGGGTGCAGTCTATGCGACAAAGCATTCTCCAGGAAGTCCCGGCTCATCGAACATCAGAGAACTCATAcgggagaaaaaccatatgaatgCACTGAATGTGACAAAGCCTTCCGCTGGAAATCACAGCTTAACGCACACCAGAAAACTCATACAGGAGAGAAATCATATATATGCAGTGATTGTGGAAAAGGCTTCATTCAGAAGGGCAATCTCATTGTACATCAGCgaactcacactggagagaaaccctatatgTGCAATGAATGTGGAAAAGGCTTCATCCAGAAGGGCAATCTCCTCATACATCAACgaactcacactggagagaaaccctatgtaTGCACTGAATGTGGGAAAGGCTTCAGCCAGAAAACATGCCTCATCTCACATCAGAGATTTCACACTGGAAAGACTCCCTTTGTATGTACCGAATGTGGAAAATCGTGTTCACACAAGTCTGGCCTCATTAaccatcagagaattcacacaggagagaaaccctacaCGTGCAGTgactgtgggaaagccttcagggATAAGTCGTGCCTCAATAGACATCGGAGAACTCATACAGGAGAGAGACCCTATGGATGCACTGACTGTGGGAAAGCCTTCTCCCACTTGTCATGCCTCGTGTACCACAAGGGGATGCTGCATGCAAGAGAGAAACGTGGAGATTCAGTCAAGTTGGAAAATCCTTTCTCAGAGAGTCCCAGCTCATCACATTCAAGTGATATCGTACAGGGGAACAACCCTGTTAATGTGGTGAGCGTGCACCCTCCTTCTGTGGCAGCTCAGACTCCATTCCACAGTGATGGGTTCCTAGCAGATAGGAATGTAGTAGCCCTTGTGGGACAGCCAGGTGCCACAGGTGCAGTGTCAGCAGATAATAGCATTTGCACGGAAGAAAAACCTAATGGATGCAGTGAGTGTGGTAGCACCTTCAGTGATCAATTACGTCATATTTTACATCACAGAaaacacacagaaataaactgtgatacagtGAAAGTGGAAAACCCTTGA
- the LOC132480941 gene encoding zinc finger protein 613-like isoform X1 produces MKMIKDQGSLTLEDVAVDFTWEEWQLLAPAQKDLYRDVMLENYSNLLSIGYQASKPDALSRLERGEPWPVEDEIHSRICPEMRKDDCLLQEDLQNQRCPKRMERCHERNALGNLVHQSKSNFPLRQNHDMLDFHGKTLKSNLSLVNQNRSYEVKNPLGDGESFLHAKHEQFHSEMKFTECGSSMSTNSQFIKHLGTQKINKPHLCTECGKAFIKKSRLIDHQRVHTGEKPHGCSICGKAFSRKSRLTEHQKTHIGEKQYTCTECDKAFPKKSRLLIHQKTHTGEKPYVCEECGKGFIKKSRLINHQRVHTGEKPHGCSLCDKAFSRKSRLIEHQRTHTGEKPYECTECDKAFRWKSQLNAHQKTHTGEKSYICSDCGKGFIQKGNLIVHQRTHTGEKPYMCNECGKGFIQKGNLLIHQRTHTGEKPYVCTECGKGFSQKTCLISHQRFHTGKTPFVCTECGKSCSHKSGLINHQRIHTGEKPYTCSDCGKAFRDKSCLNRHRRTHTGERPYGCTDCGKAFSHLSCLVYHKGMLHAREKRGDSVKLENPFSESPSSSHSSDIVQGNNPVNVVSVHPPSVAAQTPFHSDGFLADRNVVALVGQPGATGAVSADNSICTEEKPNGCSECGSTFSDQLRHILHHRKHTEINCDTVKVENP; encoded by the exons ATGAAAATGATCAAGGACCAG GGATCACTGACACTGGAGGATGTGGCCGTGGACTTCACGTGGGAGGAGTGGCAGCTCCTGGCCCCTGCTCAGAAGGACCTGTACCGGGACGTGATGCTGGAGAACTATAGCAACCTGCTGTCCATTG GGTATCAAGCCAGCAAGCCAGATGCTCTCTCCAGATTGGAACGAGGAGAACCGTGGCCAGTAGAAGATGAAATCCACAGTCGAATCTGTCCAG aAATGAGGAAAGATGACTGTCTTCTGCAGGAGGACTTGCAAAATCAAAGATGTCCAAAAAGAATGGAACGATGTCACGAACGTAATGCACTTGGAAACCTTGTTCATCAGAGCAAAAGTAACTTTCCTTTAAGGCAAAATCATGATATGTTGGACTTTCATGGGAAAACACTGAAATCAAATTTAAGTTTAGTTAACCAGAACAGAAGCTATGAAGTAAAGAACCCTCTTGGAGATGGGGAATCCTTCCTCCATGCAAAGCATGAGCAATTTCATAGTGAAATGAAATTTACTGAATGTGGAAGTTCTATGAGCACCAATTCACAGTTCATTAAGCATCTAGGAACTCAGAAGATAAATAAACCCCACTTATGTACtgaatgtgggaaagctttcATCAAGAAGTCCCGCCTCATTGATCATCAGAGAGTGCACACAGGAGAAAAACCTCATGGATGCAGTAtatgtgggaaagccttctccAGAAAGTCCAGGCTCACTGAACACCAAAAAACCCATATAGGAGAGAAACAGTATACATGCACTGAATGTGACAAAGCCTTCCCCAAGAAATCACGGCTGCTTATTCATCAGAAAACTCATACAGGAGAAAAACCCTACGTATGCGAGGAATGTGGAAAAGGCTTCATCAAGAAGTCTCGgctcattaatcatcagagagttcatacaggagagaaacctcATGGGTGCAGTCTATGCGACAAAGCATTCTCCAGGAAGTCCCGGCTCATCGAACATCAGAGAACTCATAcgggagaaaaaccatatgaatgCACTGAATGTGACAAAGCCTTCCGCTGGAAATCACAGCTTAACGCACACCAGAAAACTCATACAGGAGAGAAATCATATATATGCAGTGATTGTGGAAAAGGCTTCATTCAGAAGGGCAATCTCATTGTACATCAGCgaactcacactggagagaaaccctatatgTGCAATGAATGTGGAAAAGGCTTCATCCAGAAGGGCAATCTCCTCATACATCAACgaactcacactggagagaaaccctatgtaTGCACTGAATGTGGGAAAGGCTTCAGCCAGAAAACATGCCTCATCTCACATCAGAGATTTCACACTGGAAAGACTCCCTTTGTATGTACCGAATGTGGAAAATCGTGTTCACACAAGTCTGGCCTCATTAaccatcagagaattcacacaggagagaaaccctacaCGTGCAGTgactgtgggaaagccttcagggATAAGTCGTGCCTCAATAGACATCGGAGAACTCATACAGGAGAGAGACCCTATGGATGCACTGACTGTGGGAAAGCCTTCTCCCACTTGTCATGCCTCGTGTACCACAAGGGGATGCTGCATGCAAGAGAGAAACGTGGAGATTCAGTCAAGTTGGAAAATCCTTTCTCAGAGAGTCCCAGCTCATCACATTCAAGTGATATCGTACAGGGGAACAACCCTGTTAATGTGGTGAGCGTGCACCCTCCTTCTGTGGCAGCTCAGACTCCATTCCACAGTGATGGGTTCCTAGCAGATAGGAATGTAGTAGCCCTTGTGGGACAGCCAGGTGCCACAGGTGCAGTGTCAGCAGATAATAGCATTTGCACGGAAGAAAAACCTAATGGATGCAGTGAGTGTGGTAGCACCTTCAGTGATCAATTACGTCATATTTTACATCACAGAaaacacacagaaataaactgtgatacagtGAAAGTGGAAAACCCTTGA